From the genome of Papaver somniferum cultivar HN1 chromosome 2, ASM357369v1, whole genome shotgun sequence, one region includes:
- the LOC113352292 gene encoding uncharacterized protein LOC113352292 — MTFYTEDIEEDIEDHNDPLVLTLPVTGCNIKKILIDGGSSVNVLFYDTFKGMGLNDEQLMSSYYTIYEFNGAPTKPLGDIVLQVDAEPVKVDTRFSVVDAPSPYNSIIGRRWVHKLKGVA; from the coding sequence ATGACTTTCTACACTGAGGACATCGAGGAAGATATAGAAGATCACAATGATCCTTTGGTACTCACGTTACCAGTGACAGGATGCAATATCAAGAAGATCCTCATCGATGGAGGGAGTTCGGTTAATGTTCTGTTCTACGACACGTTCAAAGGAATGGGTCTCAATGACGAACAACTGATGTCTTCGTATTATACCATCTACGAGTTCAACGGGGCACCTACAAAGCCCttaggagacatcgtgttgcaagtaGACGCAGAACCAGTGAAGGTTGACACTCGATTCAGTGTAGTAGACGCTCCCTCCCCCTACAACTCCATCATTGGTCGaagatgggtacacaagctcaaaggagtggcATGA
- the LOC113352293 gene encoding uncharacterized protein LOC113352293: MKEANTTPLVPHLTRALIPQKCSIPAFECYDESSDPAAHLRYYNRMLTRWDQDDAILCRYFPSSLKGSDLSWFDNLPPNSIDSYDQLIEKFLGTYMYNKVVNAGMDKLFSLAINYKETTREYTDRWHKIFQAIGNVDLVVSINCYKWGLDRMNTLFVEIHGSVPTTE, translated from the coding sequence atgaaagaagccaACACCACCCCATTGGTTCCACATCTTACTAGAGCTCTCATTCCTCAGAAGTGTTCCATCCCAGCATTTGAGTGTTACGATGAATCCAGCGATCCTGCAGCCCATCTTCGGTATTACAATCGCATGCTGACACGATGGGATCAAGATGACGCAAttctctgcagatacttcccttcAAGTTTGAAAGGATCAGACCTTTCTTGGTTCGATAACCTTCCACCAAACTCCATCGATTCCTATGATCAGCTTATTGAGAAGTTCTTaggaacatacatgtacaacaaggttgttaaCGCAGGAATGGACAAGTTATTCTCATTAGCAATCAATTACAAAGAGACAACCAGGGAATATACTGACAGGTGGCACAAGATTTTCCAGGCAATAGGGAATGTAGATCTGGTGGTCAGCattaactgctacaagtgggggtTAGACAGGATGAACACGCTATTTGTAGAGATTCATGGAAGTGTTCCGACGACCGAATGA